A stretch of DNA from Gimesia chilikensis:
TCGACGGGAGTTGAGTGGGGAACACGCAGGCATGCAGTCCCAGCAGGCAGCTGGTCAGCAGGATCAGCCAGATCAGTGCCTGGGAGAGCCGGCCCGAAAGCGGGGCATAACTGATCCAGACAGTGGCGAAGATTACCCCTCCCGCAAGGGTGGCGACGCTGTGCAGCCAGACAAAGGCATTGCCCGGTTCCACAGCCGCATGAAATGTATCGAGCACGCCCATCGTAATCAGGGCACTGGCCATCGATAGATAGCAGACCGCTTCCTGCTTACGGCGGGATTCCACCATCAGGATCCCGGCAATCGCGACCGCCATCAGTCCGCCCGATGTTTCCAGCAGCGAATGTACGGGCAGGTGGGCGAAGCGGGTGTCTGGATAAAACAGGAGTACGATGGCACTGCCGACCGTCGGCATGACGAGTGAGAGCAGCACTCCCAGCAGGGCCCACCAGAGAGTCGGTTTACCTGACATGCCTTTGTCTTTCTACTCGACCATCTTGATTAACAGGATGGTAATATCGTCCTCGCTTCTCAGTGATCCCGAGAAACGGTAAATCGCTTTTAGAATCTGTTTTACAATTTCTTTGCCCGGTTTCTCTCGATGCTGGTGGATGACTTCGCACACCCGTTCGATGCCAAATAACTCCCCATCATCCGAGCGGCACTCATACAGGCCATCGGTCACTACGAGCAGGATTTCGCCAATCTTTAACTGCAGTTTGCCATCCGTTCCATATTGGTAATCGTGCAGCAGTCCCAGGGCCGGACCGTTGTAATCGGGCATGCTTCTGATTCCCTCGGTATTGATGACCCAGAAGGGATGCCCCGCCGAACAGTATTCCAGCGTCCGTTCCAGGGGATCGTAACGTCCGTAACAGAGAGTCACGAACTGCCCCTCCAGTGTCACCTCACTTACCGCACGATTGGCAAAGGTCAGAATCTCACCCGGATCCTGCAGAATGTGGGAGCAAGTTCGGAGTACACGGCGGGTATCGACCATGATCAGCGAAGGCGCGAAGCCGTGGCTGCTGACATCCGCAATGGTCAGACCCCAGATGGAATTGAGTTTGTCTTCTTCGCTCATCAGGTGCGCGGGTTGCCAGAGATCATGATTGTTTTTCGCCTGGCGGCTGATCGGAATCACGTCAAAAAAATCCCCGCCAGTCCAGTTAGCGGGGATGTAAGCACTTGCCATGTCGACGCCGGCGATTTCCGGCAATGTCTGAGGCAGCAGATGCCTTTGAATTTCCCGGGCATATTCCAGATCGCGGTCCATCGCGATCATGTTCATTTCCATTTCCAGGCGGTGCCTGCGTTCGATGGCATAGCGGATAGATCGCTGCAGCACACAGCTGCTTGCTTCGGATTTGAAAACGTAATCCTGTGCGCCCAGCGAGACCGCTTTGATGGCCAGTTCCTGATCGTTGCGTCCGCTCAAGATCACAATCGGAATGTGTGCGAAACGCTGATGCAAAAATTGAAACGTATGCAACCCCATGGAGTCGGGCAGCGTGAGATCGAGTACGATCACATCCACGCGCGCGGCAGTCTTGAGCCAGTTTACCGCTTCTTCCAGAGAACCAACATGTGTGAGAGCTTCATAGCCGATCTTCTGTAAGCGAGATGTGATCAGCCTGGCATCCAGGATGTTATCTTCGACAAGCAGTAATGAGGTATTTTGCATAATGGCCACGCTGAATATGCAGAATGGCAGGAATGAATATTCCCTCCTTGTATTCCTGCCACTGAATTAGTTACCTCAGGCCCATGTCTTTCAGGTCGAACGTTAAACCGCGCGCAGATCTGTGATTGGTACGCAGTCCGTAATATTTAAGTTTGCTTATGTCTCCTGAAGTTAGCAAGATGAATCTATCGATTCCGTAACAGTTTTAAAAACTGCAACGAAAACCCTTATTCAGCTGCTTGCATGTGCAGGAATTCTGTTCTTCAAATTCCATCTCTTGAGGAGGGTTTTCTCTATTGTCTATTCGATCAGGTTCCCCGAAAAACATACCAGCTTTTCTGAACCTGTGACGGGCGGAGATTGTCAGTAAACTGACAGAAGGAGTCGTTTCAGAATGGCATTGAACCGCAAACACAGCCGCCGCATCGTGGTGGACAAAGAGACGTACCGATTTAAAGTCTCGACAACAAGCATCGACAAAGACGGGAATTATCGCCTGAATGTAACCGTGCAGCGCGAGGCAGAAGGCGCCCGACTGGATGTACGCGGTCTGATGACACGCGATTTCTGGCTGGATATTTCGGATCCGGGAGACAAGGACCCTGCGGACTATCCTGTCATCACGCCGAAGCACGTCCGCTTCATCATCGAGCAGGCCCGACAGCAGGGCTGGCAGGCACTGGAACCGGGGCCGACGTTTGTACTCGAACTCGAAAATCAAATGCTGTTCTCTTTCTGAAACCATCATCTGTGACTTTGTCAGGCAGCAGCCGGGAATTTGCGGCGTTGAATCACGAACTCAGGAATCTGTATCACGATCTCATCGGTGAGCAACAGGGATTCCAGAAAGCGGATCCCGCTGATATTCAATACCTGTTGGACGAGATCAACGCCGACCCGCAGCTCGGCCGGGCCGAGCGCGCTTTCCTGCGGGGCTATCTGAATTACCACTTTCGCGAAGTCATGCAGCCGCTCGACCGCGAAGCAGAATTCCGGACCGCAGTCGCACTGGCCCCCGACGATCACCAGTCCAATCTGCATCTGGGTTATGAAACCTTTGATGTCGGCAAATACGCGACTGCCCTGACGCAGTTTCAGAAGATCGATCTGACACTCCATTTCCTCTGTTCACAGATCAAAATCAGGGAACTGATCGTCAGCTGCCACCTGCATCTCCAGCAGTTCGAGGCGGCAGAGAGCCTCTTGTTTCCCCTGCTTGAACTCTCAGCTGAAGTCGATGACGCAGATTATGCACTCCCTACCGAACTGCTGCGGGCATTGGCACAATGGCACGCCGAATTCCATGCCGCGATTGGAGAGACCGCCTGGCAACGCCTGGTCGAACTGCTGTCTCTGGTGATAAAGAGACACGATCTGAACCGCCTGTTCCAGGATGAGCTCAGCCAGATTATGCAGGATGACTTATCCTCGCTGCCGGAGCTATTTGACTGAGGGAGGCTCCTGTTCTGGACATCCCGCGGAGACTCTGTCATGCTGAATACAACAGATAAGCTGTCACAGTTGTGAACTCGGGAGACGAAAGAAATGAGTCAACAGTCCGGGGATGTCCCCGTTGATCAGGATAGTCCGGTAACACGCAGAACGTTCATCCAGCAGGCCGGCACGGCGACGGCCGCCGGGTTGGCTGCCGCACCTTATGTCTGGGCTGGGGGAAATGAGCAGTCAGAAACACTCCGCGTCGGTCTGATTGGCTGTGGATCCCGCGGCTCCGGGGCGGCCGTCAATGCCATGCAGGCCGATCCGAATTCAAAACTCGTGGCTATGGCGGATGTCTTCGAAGATAAACTCAAAGCGAGTGCCGACCGGATCAAAAAAACGATTGGCAAGCAGTACGCTGTAAAACCGGATCAGCAATTCATCGGCTTCGACGCGTATGAAAAACTGTTACAGACCGACGTCGATGTCGTGTTGCTGACCACGCCGCCGCACTTCCGCCCGCTGCATTTAAAGCAGGCCATCGCCGCCGGGAAACATGTTTTCGCGGAAAAGCCGGTCGCCGTCGACGCGCCCGGCGTCCGTTCCGTGATGGAAACCTGTCGAGTCGCTCGTCAGAAAAAGTTGTCTATCATGTCTGGTCTGATGCTCCGCTACAGCAAAGCCATGCAGGAAACGATGAAGCGGATCCATGAAGGGCAGCTCGGCAAGATCGTGACGCTGCAGACGAATTACAACATCAATGGGCTCTGGTCACATCCCCGCAAACCTGAATGGAGCGACATGGAATGGCAGATGCGCAACTGGTATTACTTTACCTGGCTTTCGGGGGGACAACTGGTGGAACAGCACGTGCATGGACTCGACCTGATGTCCTGGGCGATGCAGAATGAATATCCTGTCAAATGTTTCGGGCTGGGCGGTCGGCAGTCGCGGGTCGATCCCCTGTATGGTCACATCTTCGATCATCACGCCATCTGTTATGAATACAGCGGCGGCGAACGCTGCTTTGCTTACTGTCGCCAGCAGGACGGCACCGACATCGACACGTCCCAGCTGATTTACGGATCAAAGGGAACCGCCGATCTGAATCGTAATACGCTCAGCGGTGCCAAGACCTGGCGTTACAGCCGGGCGCGCGGCAGTGCCAGGGGCGGCGTGCAGGACCTGCCCTATGTGCAGGAACACGCAGCCCTGTTTGAGAGCATTCGCACCGGGAACCCCATCTGCAACGGCGAGTACGCCGCGAAAAGTTCGCTGATGGCCATCATGGGACGCATGGCCTCCTATACCGGAAAAAATGTGACCTGGGAAGAAGCCTGGAACTCTCAGGAAGACCTGACACCTGCCGAATATGCCTTTGGTCCTCTGAAAGTACCTCCCGTCGCCCAGCCCGGTAAAACTCAATTCATTTAAATGAATTGGGTTGATGACTTCTGTGATTTTTGCCCGGAATTCATTCTCCATCCGGTCCGGTTTCGTTTTCTGCGGACGCCTCTGCTGCGGTATCCCCGACGATGAGGTGTTTCATCTCTTCAATTTCCTGTTGTAACTTTCGGAGCCGCCGAAGTTGTTCGCCCATCAGTTTGAGCAGACCTAAGAGCGCGAAAAATACAAACAGCTGGAAGAAAAACATAGAAGTTCCTGTCGAGAAAGTGGTTGATCCTGATAAGAAGCCTGTTTCAGGGAACGCCAAACAGGCCGCAAGGATCAAAATGAGTCGGAAATTGGGCAAATTTCTTTTTTGCGTGTGATGTTTTTTATCGCTTTACGCCTCATTCACTATAGGACCGGATTCCCTCTAAAACGGGGGGGCGGTAAACGTTAAATCAGTGATTTGAGGGACCTGTTATGGACCAGCTTGCGCGGCAGCAGAAATACTT
This window harbors:
- a CDS encoding Gfo/Idh/MocA family protein — encoded protein: MSQQSGDVPVDQDSPVTRRTFIQQAGTATAAGLAAAPYVWAGGNEQSETLRVGLIGCGSRGSGAAVNAMQADPNSKLVAMADVFEDKLKASADRIKKTIGKQYAVKPDQQFIGFDAYEKLLQTDVDVVLLTTPPHFRPLHLKQAIAAGKHVFAEKPVAVDAPGVRSVMETCRVARQKKLSIMSGLMLRYSKAMQETMKRIHEGQLGKIVTLQTNYNINGLWSHPRKPEWSDMEWQMRNWYYFTWLSGGQLVEQHVHGLDLMSWAMQNEYPVKCFGLGGRQSRVDPLYGHIFDHHAICYEYSGGERCFAYCRQQDGTDIDTSQLIYGSKGTADLNRNTLSGAKTWRYSRARGSARGGVQDLPYVQEHAALFESIRTGNPICNGEYAAKSSLMAIMGRMASYTGKNVTWEEAWNSQEDLTPAEYAFGPLKVPPVAQPGKTQFI
- a CDS encoding PP2C family protein-serine/threonine phosphatase, which gives rise to MQNTSLLLVEDNILDARLITSRLQKIGYEALTHVGSLEEAVNWLKTAARVDVIVLDLTLPDSMGLHTFQFLHQRFAHIPIVILSGRNDQELAIKAVSLGAQDYVFKSEASSCVLQRSIRYAIERRHRLEMEMNMIAMDRDLEYAREIQRHLLPQTLPEIAGVDMASAYIPANWTGGDFFDVIPISRQAKNNHDLWQPAHLMSEEDKLNSIWGLTIADVSSHGFAPSLIMVDTRRVLRTCSHILQDPGEILTFANRAVSEVTLEGQFVTLCYGRYDPLERTLEYCSAGHPFWVINTEGIRSMPDYNGPALGLLHDYQYGTDGKLQLKIGEILLVVTDGLYECRSDDGELFGIERVCEVIHQHREKPGKEIVKQILKAIYRFSGSLRSEDDITILLIKMVE